One part of the Lotus japonicus ecotype B-129 chromosome 2, LjGifu_v1.2 genome encodes these proteins:
- the LOC130738644 gene encoding sucrose synthase 7-like, whose protein sequence is MASSSSSLLKRSDTITESMPNALRQSRFHMKKCFARLVASGKRLIKQHHIMEAVVKTVEDKDERKQLLEGLLGFIISCTQEAAVVPPYVAFAVRPNPGFWEFIKVNADDLQVEGIEAPEYLKYKEMVFDENWASDENALEMDFGAIDFSTPRMALSSSIGNGLNFTTRVLSSRLSESSNCTNPLLDYLLSLNHQGENLMINDTLNTIPKLQRALKVAETYVSAHPKDTPYQNFENRLKEWGFDKGWGNTAGRVTETMRMFSEVLEAADPVKLESLFNRLPNMFNIVIFSIHGYFGQADVLGLPDTGGQVVYILDQVRAMEEELLLRMELQGLNVKPQILVVTRLIPDAKGTTCNQELEPIINTKHSHILRVPFYTEKGILRQWVSRFDIYPYLERFSQDATTKILELMEGKPDLIIGNYTDGNLVSSLMASKLGVTQATIAHALEKTKYEDSDAKWKDFDEKYHFSSQFTADLIAMNAADFIITSTFQEIAGSKDRPGQYETHTAFTMPGLCRVVSGINVFDPKLNIAAPGADQSVYFPFTEKKQRLTTLHPAIEELLYNKDDNEEHIGYLEDRKKPIIFSMARLDKVKNLSGLVEWYAKNKRLRSLVNLVIVGGFFNPSKSKDREETEEIKKMHFLTKEHKLQGQFRWIAAQTDRYRNGELYRCIADTKGAFVQPALYEAFGLTVIEAMNCGLPTFATNQGGPAEILVDGVSGFHIDIHNGNESSNKIADFFEKCKTDSEYWTRISKAALQRINESYTWKIYANKVLSMGSVYGFWRKLNKEQKLAKERYIQMFYNLQFRNLARKVPIPSEAPEDPKSMSVTAAKKQTAEVQPNPKVLKPEAAASQTLLAAPTQPKIQYNPTTRDETSSQGLAVSKQSGGVCSFGLCWLVSIIAIVFIIHQFYKNLDRVFTWEK, encoded by the exons ATGGCTTCTTCCTCAAGCTCACTGTTGAAGAGATCAGATACAATTACAGAGAGCATGCCAAATGCTTTGAGGCAGAGCCGCTTCCATATGAAGAAATGCTTTGCCAG ATTAGTTGCAAGTGGGAAAAGGTTAATAAAACAGCATCATATAATGGAGGCTGTGGTTAAAACAGTTGAAGACAAGGATGAGAGGAAACAGCTTTTAGAAGGGCTTTTGGGTTTCATCATCAGTTGCACTCAG GAAGCAGCTGTTGTTCCACCATATGTTGCTTTTGCAGTGAGGCCTAATCCTGGCTTCTGGGAATTTATTAAAGTGAATGCAGATGATTTGCAAGTAGAAGGTATTGAGGCTCCAGAATACTTGAAATACAAGGAAATGGTGTTTGATGAGAACTG GGCAAGTGATGAAAATGCTTTGGAGATGGATTTTGGAGCTATTGATTTCTCCACACCTCGCATGGCTCTTTCTTCTTCTATTGGAAATGGACTAAACTTTACTACCAGGGTCTTGTCCTCAAGGTTAAGCGAGAGCTCAAATTGTACAAATCCATTGCTTGATTACTTATTGAGCCTTAACCATCAAGGAGAG AATCTTATGATCAATGACACTTTGAATACCATACCGAAGCTTCAGAGAGCACTAAAGGTAGCAGAAACATATGTATCTGCACACCCTAAAGACACACCATACCAGAACTTTGAAAACAG GTTAAAAGAATGGGGTTTTGATAAAGGGTGGGGGAACACTGCAGGAAGGGTTACAGAGACAATGAGAATGTTTTCTGAGGTACTAGAGGCAGCAGACCCAGTGAAATTGGAATCACTTTTCAACAGGCTTCCAAACATGTTCAACATAGTCATTTTCTCTATTCATGGTTACTTTGGTCAAGCAGATGTCCTAGGATTGCCAGATACTGGAGGCCAG GTGGTATATATTCTTGATCAAGTAAGAGCAATGGAGGAGGAGTTACTCCTGAGGATGGAGCTGCAAGGCCTAAATGTGAAGCCCCAGATTCTTGTG GTTACTCGTCTTATACCAGATGCCAAAGGGACCACCTGTAACCAAGAACTGGAACCCATCATCAACACTAAGCACTCCCACATTCTAAGGGTCCCTTTCTATACAGAGAAGGGAATTCTACGCCAATGGGTGTCCCGTTTTGATATCTACCCTTATTTAGAAAGATTTTCTCAG GATGCTACTACCAAGATTCTTGAACTCATGGAAGGAAAGCCTGACCTGATTATTGGGAATTACACTGATGGAAACTTGGTGTCATCCTTAATGGCTTCAAAACTTGGAGTAACTCAG GCAACCATTGCTCATGCTTTGGAGAAGACCAAGTATGAGGATTCAGATGCCAAATGGAAAGATTTTGATGAAAAGTATCACTTTTCAAGTCAGTTCACAGCTGACCTAATTGCAATGAATGCTGCTGATTTCATCATAACTAGCACATTCCAAGAGATTGCAGGAAG CAAGGATAGGCCAGGACAGTATGAAACCCACACTGCATTTACTATGCCTGGACTTTGTCGCGTGGTCTCAGGCATCAATGTGTTTGATCCAAAGCTCAACATTGCTGCCCCAGGAGCTGATCAATCTGTCTACTTCCCTTTCACCGAGAAAAAGCAAAGATTGACCACATTGCATCCTGCCATTGAAGAACTACTTTATAATAAGGATGACAATGAAGAACACAT AGGATATTTGGAAGACAGGAAGAAACCAATCATCTTCTCCATGGCTAGGCTTGACAAAGTGAAAAACCTTAGTGGCCTAGTTGAGTGGTATGCAAAGAATAAGAGGCTGCGGAGTTTGGTGAATCTTGTGATTGTTGGAGGATTCTTCAATCCATCCAAATCCAAGGACAGAGAGGAAACTGAAGAAATCAAGAAGATGCATTTCTTGACAAAGGAACACAAACTCCAGGGTCAATTCAGGTGGATTGCAGCGCAGACCGATCGGTACCGCAACGGAGAGCTCTACCGGTGCATTGCGGACACAAAGGGAGCTtttgtgcaaccagcattgtaTGAGGCCTTTGGCCTCACAGTCATTGAGGCCATGAACTGTGGATTACCTACTTTTGCAACAAATCAAGGTGGCCCAGCAGAGATTCTAGTTGATGGGGTCTCAGGTTTTCATATTGATATCCACAATGGAAATGAATCAAGCAACAAGATTGCTGATTTCTTTGAGAAGTGCAAGACTGATTCTGAATATTGGACCAGGATCTCAAAAGCTGCTCTTCAGCGTATCAATGAAAG TTATACATGGAAGATATATGCAAACAAAGTCTTGAGCATGGGATCAGTTTATGGGTTTTGGAGAAAGCTGAACAAGGAGCAAAAGTTGGCAAAGGAAAGATACATCCAAATGTTCTATAATCTTCAATTCAGGAACTTA GCAAGAAAGGTACCAATTCCAAGTGAGGCACCCGAGGATCCTAAATCAATGTCAGTAACTGCAGCAAAAAAACAAACAGCTGAAGTGCAACCTAACCCCAAGGTCTTGAAACCCGAAGCTGCAGCATCTCAAACCCTATTAGCAGCACCAACACAGccaaaaattcaatataatccaacCACAAG GGATGAAACTTCAAGTCAGGGACTAGCAGTTTCTAAGCAAAGTGGTGGTGTTTGCAGCTTTGGACTATGTTGGTTGGTTTCTATAATTGCTATAGTGTTCATAATTCATCAGTTCTACAAGAATTTGGACCGTGTGTTTACATGGGAGAAATAA